From Candidatus Pedobacter colombiensis, one genomic window encodes:
- a CDS encoding beta-ketoacyl synthase N-terminal-like domain-containing protein has product MSIEGRKVAIVGMGGAFPNCKDIDQFKQKMFAGESLIRDWDLAMAFGKNIRSTVSGFITEAEMGIEAVLSSLVEGYPETYIDQLGRIPDGNLATADVGSIWAMLGSQDAIKMAGWTTSETESEQTGVVIGSGGAGHVILRNAWHNFYTSNRKTRIIGSHTVDRTMVYRDAANVSCLIKNRGVCESIGSACATGLGNIGHAYRLIKFGLQDRAVAGGVEGTSLETFIGFDAMQVLAKGFSADKSSRPFDIDRNGFVCSFGCGIVALEEYEMAKARGAKILAVIDNYHNNSDGDGNMFFPSFSGQKRLWKGLIGDLPIKPDVVKVHGTSTPVGDAIELLSVVDVMGEEGYQISAPKSQFGHMLGAAGAVELITSLFMLENQQVLPCLNADVLNSEQESFQKSPTWDGPEKPLEAYRHLISPHTLKKEINQIVCLNYGFGGTNSAMSISKHN; this is encoded by the coding sequence ATGTCTATCGAGGGAAGAAAAGTTGCAATAGTAGGTATGGGTGGAGCTTTCCCAAACTGTAAGGACATAGATCAGTTTAAACAAAAAATGTTTGCCGGTGAAAGTCTGATCAGGGATTGGGATCTGGCCATGGCCTTTGGAAAAAATATCCGTTCTACCGTCTCAGGCTTCATTACTGAAGCTGAGATGGGTATCGAAGCTGTTTTATCGAGCCTTGTGGAAGGTTATCCTGAAACCTATATTGATCAATTAGGAAGAATACCGGATGGCAATTTAGCCACAGCGGATGTTGGGAGTATCTGGGCTATGCTTGGATCACAAGATGCGATTAAAATGGCCGGGTGGACAACTTCGGAAACCGAGTCTGAACAAACCGGGGTCGTTATAGGCTCTGGTGGTGCCGGACACGTTATTTTACGAAATGCATGGCATAATTTCTATACTTCAAATCGCAAAACCAGAATTATCGGGTCGCACACAGTTGATAGAACAATGGTTTATCGTGATGCAGCCAATGTTTCCTGTTTGATTAAAAACAGAGGTGTCTGCGAATCCATAGGTTCTGCTTGTGCAACCGGCCTGGGTAACATTGGTCACGCTTACCGCTTAATTAAATTTGGCCTTCAGGATCGTGCTGTGGCTGGTGGCGTTGAGGGAACTTCTTTAGAAACATTTATTGGCTTTGATGCGATGCAGGTTTTAGCCAAAGGCTTCAGTGCTGATAAAAGTTCGCGTCCATTTGATATCGACAGAAATGGTTTTGTTTGTTCATTTGGCTGTGGCATCGTTGCACTCGAAGAATACGAAATGGCAAAGGCCAGAGGGGCTAAAATCCTTGCCGTAATCGACAACTATCATAACAATTCTGACGGTGACGGAAATATGTTCTTTCCTTCATTCTCCGGTCAGAAAAGATTATGGAAAGGCCTAATTGGCGATCTGCCCATCAAACCAGATGTGGTAAAAGTTCATGGTACATCAACTCCGGTTGGCGATGCCATCGAATTATTAAGTGTAGTGGATGTGATGGGTGAAGAAGGTTATCAGATCTCTGCTCCAAAGTCCCAGTTTGGTCACATGCTTGGTGCAGCCGGCGCAGTAGAACTCATCACCTCGCTATTTATGCTCGAAAACCAGCAGGTTTTACCTTGCTTAAATGCTGATGTACTGAATTCGGAGCAGGAATCATTTCAAAAATCTCCGACATGGGATGGCCCTGAAAAACCTCTTGAGGCATACAGGCATTTAATTTCACCGCATACACTTAAAAAGGAAATCAATCAGATCGTTTGTTTAAACTACGGTTTTGGCGGCACCAATAGTGCCATGTCTATCTCAAAACACAATTAA
- a CDS encoding acyl carrier protein, with protein sequence MERQEIIDGLVDILKTVRTIDQEKLENVTEETDFIADLNTPSTEMINIAAKAEQKFDVEFEDDDIDDLGSKVKDIVDLIIKTKERV encoded by the coding sequence ATGGAAAGACAAGAAATTATTGATGGCTTGGTGGATATTCTAAAAACAGTTAGAACTATTGACCAGGAAAAACTGGAAAACGTAACAGAAGAAACTGATTTTATAGCTGACCTCAATACCCCTTCAACAGAAATGATCAATATTGCAGCTAAAGCGGAGCAGAAATTTGATGTAGAATTTGAAGATGATGATATAGACGATCTTGGGTCGAAGGTAAAAGATATCGTAGACCTCATCATAAAAACAAAAGAAAGAGTCTAA
- a CDS encoding SDR family NAD(P)-dependent oxidoreductase has translation MTKKKILITGASRGLGLAISRKLSSQYELILHASSADSFTAIPQNSQLLCADLSDAEQVANFCKQLKKEHGDTLYGIINNAGITFDNSLIFQPEKAIDTMLNVNLRSPIMICKTAMKIFSLNKQGVIINISSVVAETGNAFQSVYAATKAGLIALSKSLAQEAAALNDTHQIRVLSIAPGFIETDMTDGIPETEKEKYLKMIPSKRFGKAEEIAELISFLVSDQSAYINGTNIHINGGLA, from the coding sequence ATGACAAAAAAAAAGATATTAATAACTGGTGCTAGCAGGGGCCTTGGTTTAGCAATATCTAGAAAATTATCTTCTCAATATGAACTGATATTGCACGCCTCCAGCGCAGATAGCTTTACAGCTATCCCCCAAAACAGCCAACTTTTGTGTGCTGATCTTTCTGATGCTGAGCAAGTAGCCAATTTTTGTAAACAACTGAAAAAGGAACATGGCGATACACTTTATGGTATTATAAATAATGCCGGGATTACTTTTGATAATTCACTGATCTTTCAACCTGAAAAGGCAATCGATACGATGCTTAATGTTAACCTCAGGTCGCCTATCATGATTTGCAAAACGGCTATGAAAATCTTTAGCCTCAACAAACAAGGTGTAATCATCAATATCAGTTCGGTAGTCGCAGAAACCGGAAATGCTTTTCAATCCGTATATGCGGCAACAAAAGCCGGTTTAATTGCCCTATCAAAATCATTGGCGCAGGAAGCCGCAGCACTCAACGATACCCATCAGATCAGGGTACTCAGCATTGCTCCCGGTTTTATTGAAACTGACATGACAGATGGCATTCCTGAGACTGAAAAGGAAAAGTATTTAAAAATGATTCCTTCAAAGAGATTTGGAAAAGCAGAAGAAATAGCAGAATTGATTTCCTTCCTGGTGTCTGATCAATCTGCTTATATCAATGGAACTAACATACACATCAATGGTGGTTTAGCCTAA
- a CDS encoding metalloregulator ArsR/SmtB family transcription factor: MKQLDIFKALSNKTRLEILQWLKTPEASFPAQVHAGFEVGVCVGEIQKKAGLTQSTVSEYLSILQRAGLVESTRVGQWTYYKRNEAAFEELSKIIQSDI; encoded by the coding sequence ATGAAACAGCTAGATATATTTAAAGCACTTTCCAATAAGACGAGGCTGGAGATTTTGCAATGGTTAAAAACTCCTGAAGCAAGTTTTCCAGCGCAAGTTCATGCAGGCTTTGAAGTTGGAGTTTGTGTAGGGGAGATCCAAAAAAAAGCAGGACTTACCCAGTCTACTGTTTCCGAGTACTTATCTATTCTTCAACGTGCTGGCCTGGTAGAATCTACGAGGGTAGGACAATGGACCTATTACAAACGTAATGAAGCAGCATTTGAAGAGTTGAGTAAAATTATCCAATCTGATATTTAA
- a CDS encoding NADH:flavin oxidoreductase, whose amino-acid sequence MNTDSLFRPFSLKSLNTKNRIVMAPMTRSFSPNGIPTSNVVAYYQKRAEGEVGLILSEGTVIDRIASSNDPNIPHFYGAAALSGWENVIKSVHGAGGKMGPQIWHMGIMDNHRSGWVPAEPFEGPSGLNRPGFNNGNTMTENDITEAILAYGRAAANAKRLGFDTVEIHGAHGYLIDQFFWEGTNLRTDGYGGKTLPERSRFAIEVIKEVRRQVGEDFAIILRLSQWKPADYTNQMAKTPEEMEAWLKPMADAGVDIFHCSQRRFWEPEFEGSDLNFAGWAKKITGKATITVGSVGLNGEFLAAFAGESSEPSSLEELMRRMDRGDFDLVAVGRPLLADPNWVKKIKEGNTGALKGFTKAALNELILD is encoded by the coding sequence ATGAATACTGACAGTTTATTTAGACCCTTCAGTCTGAAATCATTAAATACAAAAAACAGAATTGTAATGGCCCCTATGACCAGGTCATTCTCGCCGAATGGAATACCTACTTCAAATGTAGTAGCTTATTATCAGAAAAGAGCGGAAGGTGAAGTTGGCCTGATCCTTTCTGAAGGTACAGTGATTGACCGGATTGCTTCTTCGAACGACCCTAATATTCCTCATTTTTATGGAGCAGCGGCTCTGTCGGGTTGGGAGAATGTGATTAAAAGCGTGCATGGAGCAGGAGGGAAAATGGGACCTCAGATCTGGCATATGGGGATTATGGACAACCACCGTTCTGGTTGGGTGCCAGCTGAACCTTTTGAAGGGCCTTCGGGTTTGAACAGACCTGGCTTCAACAATGGAAATACCATGACTGAAAATGACATTACCGAAGCGATTTTGGCCTATGGCCGCGCAGCAGCCAATGCAAAGCGTTTGGGATTTGATACTGTTGAGATTCATGGTGCCCATGGTTATCTGATTGATCAGTTCTTCTGGGAGGGTACAAATTTGCGTACAGATGGTTATGGTGGTAAAACCTTGCCAGAGCGTAGTCGTTTTGCGATTGAAGTGATCAAAGAAGTGCGGAGACAGGTAGGGGAAGATTTTGCAATCATTCTTCGTTTATCACAGTGGAAACCTGCCGATTATACCAACCAAATGGCAAAAACACCGGAAGAAATGGAAGCCTGGTTAAAACCTATGGCCGATGCAGGAGTAGATATTTTCCATTGTTCACAGCGCCGATTCTGGGAGCCGGAGTTTGAAGGTTCTGACCTGAACTTTGCCGGATGGGCAAAAAAGATAACTGGAAAAGCCACCATTACCGTAGGCTCTGTAGGTTTAAACGGTGAATTTTTAGCAGCTTTTGCAGGTGAAAGTTCTGAACCAAGTTCATTAGAGGAATTGATGCGTCGTATGGATAGGGGAGATTTTGACCTCGTAGCTGTAGGTAGGCCATTGTTGGCTGATCCGAATTGGGTAAAGAAAATCAAAGAAGGGAATACAGGAGCATTAAAAGGTTTTACGAAAGCTGCACTTAATGAGCTGATTTTAGATTAA
- a CDS encoding lysylphosphatidylglycerol synthase transmembrane domain-containing protein has translation MTKEKEHGFFTRSRIIFYVLSIGVFYFALHYIGKLDDIKTLLLEMSPAWLWLAIGAQITTYLLYAYVLKVLLSKDSKLIPFRILFKTSIVIIFINQALPTGGISGNGYVFNQLVKRKVGANRVFSVIVSESICYYTAFLLLLITFFSWYQIVATKYNSTIMYVAILGFVFYSCLGFLMFSLSNQKILSYILRKLAKFPRIQKYLESVKFASFTGNNEGVFKLLLKDKASLVKAIGLQVGLISCDVLTVFAVIKGLHVAIPFYAMVLGLLLSIVIGALPISPGSLIVYESAMTYFFTTMGVPIHASLIITLLFRFLTFWLPIPVGLALYKNLEQKQT, from the coding sequence ATGACAAAAGAAAAGGAACATGGATTTTTTACCCGATCAAGGATCATATTTTATGTATTATCAATAGGGGTATTTTATTTTGCTTTGCATTATATTGGAAAGCTCGATGATATTAAAACCCTGTTACTTGAAATGAGCCCAGCATGGTTATGGCTTGCCATTGGAGCACAAATCACAACCTATTTACTCTACGCATATGTATTAAAAGTACTATTAAGCAAAGATTCAAAACTTATCCCTTTTAGGATTTTATTTAAAACCTCAATTGTCATTATTTTCATCAATCAGGCACTACCAACGGGAGGTATCAGCGGTAATGGATATGTTTTTAATCAACTTGTTAAGAGGAAAGTAGGGGCAAACCGCGTATTCTCAGTTATTGTATCGGAATCAATTTGCTACTACACAGCTTTTTTGTTGCTGTTAATTACTTTTTTTAGCTGGTATCAAATCGTAGCAACCAAATATAATTCTACAATTATGTATGTAGCTATACTGGGCTTTGTTTTTTATTCCTGTCTGGGCTTTCTGATGTTTTCACTTAGCAACCAGAAAATATTAAGTTATATTTTGCGTAAACTGGCTAAATTTCCTCGTATCCAAAAGTATCTGGAAAGCGTGAAATTTGCTTCTTTTACCGGCAATAATGAGGGGGTATTTAAATTGCTCCTAAAAGATAAAGCTAGTTTAGTGAAGGCTATTGGTTTACAAGTTGGCCTCATTAGTTGTGATGTGCTTACGGTATTTGCAGTCATTAAAGGCCTTCATGTTGCTATACCGTTTTATGCTATGGTTCTCGGCTTACTGCTCTCCATTGTAATTGGTGCATTGCCAATATCTCCAGGATCATTAATTGTTTATGAAAGCGCAATGACCTATTTTTTTACAACAATGGGGGTGCCAATTCACGCATCACTTATTATTACACTGCTCTTTAGATTTTTAACGTTTTGGCTACCGATACCAGTGGGGCTGGCATTATACAAAAATCTCGAACAAAAACAGACCTGA